The Carnobacterium divergens genome includes a window with the following:
- a CDS encoding GNAT family N-acetyltransferase: MEIKESNYASTDQLVSDLLEKHIVAVGKPIPAYEKKEIAFTAYDDNGAVLGAVVGEIVWNHLHVSLLGIDQTMQKQGVGQKLLHHIEEYAQQFGARVVILETMSWQAPKFYQKNGYQIFGTVENHPIEGECKYYLSKVLPS, from the coding sequence GTGGAAATAAAAGAGAGCAACTATGCGTCAACAGATCAATTAGTTTCGGATTTACTAGAAAAGCATATTGTAGCAGTTGGAAAACCGATTCCGGCTTACGAAAAAAAAGAAATTGCCTTTACAGCTTATGATGATAATGGAGCGGTATTAGGCGCCGTTGTAGGAGAAATTGTTTGGAATCATCTTCATGTCAGTTTGCTTGGAATCGATCAAACCATGCAAAAACAAGGTGTCGGTCAAAAATTATTGCATCACATTGAAGAGTACGCCCAGCAATTCGGTGCGAGGGTAGTTATTTTAGAAACCATGAGCTGGCAAGCGCCTAAATTTTATCAAAAAAATGGGTATCAGATTTTCGGTACAGTAGAAAATCACCCAATAGAAGGGGAATGTAAATATTATTTAAGCAAAGTATTGCCTTCATAG
- a CDS encoding GNAT family N-acetyltransferase — MIIIRPATLKDVDGIIQVCIEGNRVTYQDLLPASDMEEKIVTYYNNTRIQDEIRNLDDSWNGWIVADEDGEIIGAGAGGYNEEGKAEVLALYLKPTRKRNGIGTKILAEITKVHQAQGAKEQWVSFIHKNELATLFYEAQDFTFIKETTDQEGHRYAHYKRKI; from the coding sequence ATGATTATTATTCGACCAGCAACGTTAAAAGATGTAGATGGAATCATTCAAGTGTGTATAGAGGGAAATCGTGTCACGTATCAAGATTTATTGCCTGCTTCAGATATGGAAGAAAAAATTGTAACGTACTACAATAATACCCGCATTCAAGATGAGATTCGTAACCTTGATGATTCTTGGAATGGTTGGATTGTGGCAGATGAGGATGGCGAAATTATTGGTGCCGGTGCTGGGGGCTATAATGAAGAGGGAAAAGCTGAAGTGTTAGCTTTGTATTTGAAGCCAACTCGAAAGAGAAATGGCATTGGAACTAAAATATTAGCTGAAATTACTAAAGTTCACCAAGCGCAAGGAGCTAAAGAACAGTGGGTTTCTTTTATTCATAAAAATGAACTGGCTACATTATTTTATGAAGCCCAAGATTTTACTTTCATTAAAGAAACCACTGACCAAGAAGGCCATCGTTATGCACATTATAAACGAAAAATCTAA
- a CDS encoding cysteine hydrolase family protein, protein MRALLSIDYTNDFVATDGTLTTGEAGQEIENHIVDVTRDFISADEYVVFLIDGHDEKDTYHPENKLFPPHNLMGSNGRKLYGKLADVYEGNQDKSTVHWIDKRHYSAFSGTDLDIRLRERNIKELHLTGVCTDICVLHTAVDAYNLGYQIVVHEKAVASFDSEGHRWALRHFKNTLGAIIL, encoded by the coding sequence ATGAGAGCTCTTTTATCCATTGATTACACGAATGATTTTGTTGCCACAGACGGTACCCTTACTACAGGAGAAGCAGGACAGGAAATTGAAAATCATATAGTTGATGTTACGCGAGATTTTATTTCAGCTGATGAATATGTTGTCTTTTTAATTGACGGACACGATGAAAAAGATACGTATCATCCTGAAAATAAACTGTTTCCACCCCATAATTTAATGGGCTCTAACGGCCGAAAACTTTATGGGAAATTAGCAGATGTCTATGAAGGAAATCAAGATAAATCAACGGTTCATTGGATAGATAAGCGGCACTATTCAGCCTTTAGTGGTACAGATCTAGATATCCGTTTAAGAGAGCGTAACATTAAGGAGCTTCATTTAACGGGTGTTTGTACAGATATTTGTGTGCTCCATACAGCTGTAGATGCTTATAATTTAGGCTATCAAATTGTCGTTCATGAAAAAGCGGTTGCTAGTTTTGATTCTGAGGGGCATCGTTGGGCATTGAGACATTTTAAAAACACATTAGGTGCAATTATTCTTTAA
- a CDS encoding 5'-methylthioadenosine/adenosylhomocysteine nucleosidase: MKIGIIGAMEEEVILLKSKMTDTKEWTEAKADFIEGTLDGIEVVLVRSGIGKVNAAITTTLLLAKQDIDLVINTGSAGGIGQGLKIGDVVVSSEMAYHDVDATVFGYVIGQVPQMPARYVADTGIVEKVMEAAKKASLTPVKGLIVTSDSFIAGKEATTKIMKNFPDVLAAEMEGAAIAQVCHQFDVPFVIVRAMSDTADEEAGVTFDEFIIEAGKKSALMVMELIHDLV, translated from the coding sequence ATGAAAATTGGAATTATTGGTGCAATGGAAGAAGAAGTTATCCTATTAAAGAGCAAAATGACTGATACAAAGGAATGGACTGAAGCAAAAGCTGACTTTATTGAAGGGACTCTTGATGGTATTGAAGTTGTTTTAGTACGTTCTGGAATTGGAAAAGTAAATGCAGCCATTACGACTACGTTACTGTTAGCAAAACAGGATATTGATTTGGTCATCAATACTGGATCTGCTGGCGGCATTGGACAAGGGTTGAAAATTGGCGACGTCGTCGTTTCTTCAGAAATGGCCTATCATGATGTGGATGCGACCGTTTTTGGGTATGTAATTGGTCAGGTTCCACAAATGCCTGCTCGTTATGTTGCAGACACAGGAATCGTTGAGAAAGTAATGGAAGCAGCTAAAAAAGCTAGCTTAACGCCAGTTAAAGGGCTAATTGTAACGAGTGATTCCTTTATTGCTGGAAAAGAAGCAACTACAAAAATTATGAAGAACTTTCCAGATGTGTTAGCCGCTGAAATGGAAGGCGCAGCAATTGCACAAGTCTGTCATCAATTTGACGTTCCATTTGTGATTGTGCGTGCCATGTCAGATACGGCCGATGAAGAAGCTGGTGTCACGTTTGATGAGTTTATTATTGAAGCAGGGAAAAAATCTGCTTTGATGGTGATGGAACTTATTCATGATTTAGTATAA
- the macP gene encoding cell wall synthase accessory phosphoprotein MacP — protein MSKPEMTRTELKKLKEQEEKDRKKRDKERLKVEKEYQKQLEKEGQVTKSRVIENEKSRETGRFLTKAILIVAVLLAIVLAIVFLV, from the coding sequence ATGTCTAAACCAGAAATGACTCGAACGGAATTAAAAAAATTAAAAGAACAAGAAGAAAAAGATCGGAAAAAACGTGACAAAGAACGCCTCAAGGTTGAAAAAGAGTATCAAAAGCAATTAGAAAAAGAAGGTCAAGTAACAAAAAGCCGAGTAATCGAAAATGAAAAAAGTCGTGAAACAGGGCGTTTTTTAACGAAAGCTATTTTAATTGTGGCAGTTTTATTAGCGATTGTTTTAGCAATTGTATTTCTAGTTTAA
- a CDS encoding 5-bromo-4-chloroindolyl phosphate hydrolysis family protein yields the protein MKKLLKNISDILSYTIGSISCLLIFILLLFFFKVGLFLSILWTVLIGGVFLFFKRKNKNGTSLQKATDEKLQRLTSEKEDFYLQQGLSKEEIIFFRETMNTAKNQIVLLEKNFIQVSKLKAIETRNDTIQLTKSLFKEIAEEPRRLHEVDQFLYVHLPSLVELTSKYIEINQHKVKNKATFDVLDKSATTIDQMCQLIATDYEHFMSNDLEDMDIELELAKQTLARDNEATNVTENEDSNESLKERL from the coding sequence ATGAAAAAATTACTCAAAAATATTTCAGATATTTTATCTTACACAATTGGCAGTATTTCTTGCCTACTAATTTTTATCCTGCTACTTTTTTTCTTTAAAGTAGGCCTATTTCTTTCCATTCTATGGACAGTCTTAATCGGAGGTGTATTTTTGTTTTTCAAACGTAAAAATAAAAACGGAACGAGCTTGCAAAAGGCAACAGATGAAAAATTACAACGCTTAACTTCTGAAAAAGAAGACTTTTATTTGCAACAAGGGCTCTCTAAAGAAGAAATAATTTTCTTTAGAGAAACAATGAATACAGCTAAAAATCAAATTGTTCTATTGGAAAAAAATTTCATTCAAGTTTCAAAATTAAAAGCAATTGAAACTCGCAATGATACGATTCAATTAACAAAATCACTTTTTAAAGAAATTGCGGAAGAACCAAGACGTTTACATGAAGTGGATCAATTTTTATATGTTCACTTACCTTCCCTAGTTGAGTTAACAAGCAAATATATTGAAATCAACCAACATAAAGTTAAAAATAAAGCAACATTTGATGTCCTTGATAAAAGTGCGACCACAATTGACCAAATGTGTCAGTTGATTGCAACAGACTACGAACACTTTATGTCTAATGATTTAGAAGACATGGACATCGAGTTGGAACTTGCAAAACAAACCCTTGCAAGAGATAATGAAGCAACAAATGTAACAGAAAACGAAGATTCAAATGAATCCTTAAAGGAGCGACTATAA
- a CDS encoding toxic anion resistance protein: protein MTELNDTIQPQEPTIKEVNNELDELLANPFSDATAAPSVQVDPLQAVGADAPAPRMIDRLPKERQVQAKALAEQIDVANAQAIMSYGAAAQQKLGEFSHTMLNHVQNQDTGEIGESLNDLMYRLNEANPDELRAEDNNVFKKIFGKVRKSIYEMTSKYQKIGAQIDKIAIKLDREKNGLLNDNMMLEQLYQKNKDYFDALNIYIAAGEVKMEELQLTLIPEAIKQAEQSNDQMDVQVVNDLNQFLDRLEKRTHDLRLARQMTIQQAPQIRLIQNTNQALAEKIQSSINTAIPLWKNQIAIALTLLRQKDAVTAQRQVSETTNDLLKKNSAMLKISAIETAKENERGVIDIETLQQTQDDLVETLQETLKIQQEGRVKRKEAEKELAVMETDLRDKLLALTSDDNQANQYLK from the coding sequence ATGACTGAATTAAATGATACTATTCAACCGCAAGAACCCACAATCAAAGAAGTAAACAATGAATTAGATGAGTTATTAGCAAATCCCTTTTCAGATGCAACGGCTGCGCCAAGCGTTCAAGTTGATCCTTTACAAGCAGTTGGTGCGGATGCACCTGCTCCACGAATGATTGATCGTTTGCCAAAAGAACGTCAAGTCCAAGCAAAAGCATTAGCTGAACAAATTGATGTTGCCAATGCCCAAGCTATTATGAGCTATGGTGCGGCTGCGCAACAAAAATTAGGTGAATTTTCTCATACAATGTTAAATCATGTCCAAAATCAGGACACTGGTGAGATTGGAGAGTCTTTAAATGACTTAATGTACCGCTTAAATGAAGCCAATCCAGATGAGTTACGAGCAGAAGATAACAATGTTTTCAAAAAAATATTTGGTAAAGTTCGTAAATCCATTTATGAGATGACTTCTAAATATCAAAAAATCGGTGCGCAAATTGATAAGATTGCCATTAAACTAGATCGAGAAAAAAATGGCTTATTAAATGACAACATGATGTTAGAGCAGCTCTACCAAAAAAACAAAGATTACTTTGATGCGCTAAATATCTATATCGCGGCAGGGGAAGTTAAAATGGAAGAGTTGCAACTGACGTTAATTCCAGAAGCCATAAAGCAAGCCGAGCAGTCGAATGATCAAATGGATGTTCAAGTTGTCAATGACTTAAACCAATTTTTAGATCGCCTTGAAAAACGCACTCATGACTTACGACTGGCTCGCCAAATGACCATTCAACAAGCTCCGCAAATTCGTTTGATTCAAAATACAAACCAAGCTTTGGCTGAAAAAATTCAATCTTCCATTAACACAGCGATTCCCCTTTGGAAAAATCAGATTGCAATTGCACTAACCCTTCTTCGTCAAAAAGATGCGGTCACTGCTCAACGACAAGTTTCTGAAACAACGAATGACCTATTGAAGAAAAATTCTGCTATGTTGAAAATTTCTGCCATTGAAACTGCTAAAGAAAATGAACGTGGCGTAATTGATATCGAAACCTTACAACAAACACAAGATGACTTAGTTGAAACCCTACAAGAAACATTAAAAATTCAACAAGAAGGTCGTGTGAAGCGTAAAGAAGCTGAAAAAGAATTAGCTGTCATGGAAACTGATCTACGGGATAAATTACTCGCTTTAACTTCAGATGATAATCAAGCTAATCAATATTTGAAATAA
- a CDS encoding GlsB/YeaQ/YmgE family stress response membrane protein yields MLGFIWSIIVGGILGAIGGMILGKDVPGGVIGNIIVGFLGSWVGSSLFGSWGPSIGGFAILPALIGAVILIFIYSLIVGNRNK; encoded by the coding sequence ATGTTAGGATTTATTTGGTCAATTATCGTAGGTGGTATTTTAGGAGCTATCGGTGGGATGATTCTTGGTAAAGACGTACCAGGTGGCGTGATTGGGAACATTATCGTAGGATTTTTAGGATCTTGGGTAGGCTCATCATTATTTGGTAGTTGGGGACCTTCGATTGGCGGTTTTGCAATTTTACCAGCTTTGATTGGTGCAGTTATTTTGATTTTCATCTACTCTTTAATTGTTGGCAATCGTAATAAATAA
- a CDS encoding glucosamine-6-phosphate deaminase — protein MQFIIEDSYEQMSETATHLLFGKMVNDRRVNLSITAGNSPKKIYEILAPLVKNKNYLSNVHYYSFDEVPLKNEPVGMTEGLLREQFFTPAGIPESNTHFVSPDNYQSYDEEIEAVGGLDAMLIGIGTDGHFCGNMPGSTKFENFTYQVTVSPEYPWYTSLVNDLGEKAPTSFVTMGPASIMRVKHLILIANGKHKAAIIKKALEGPVDPAIPSSILKLHPNLTVILDQDAASLLR, from the coding sequence ATGCAATTCATTATTGAAGATTCGTATGAACAAATGAGTGAAACAGCTACTCACTTATTATTCGGAAAAATGGTAAATGACCGTCGTGTCAATCTTTCAATCACAGCTGGAAATAGTCCTAAAAAAATTTATGAAATCTTAGCTCCCCTCGTTAAAAATAAAAACTACCTCTCTAATGTACATTATTATAGTTTTGATGAAGTTCCATTAAAAAATGAACCGGTTGGTATGACGGAAGGATTATTAAGAGAGCAATTTTTTACACCTGCTGGAATTCCAGAATCAAATACCCACTTTGTCTCTCCTGACAACTATCAAAGCTATGACGAGGAGATAGAAGCGGTTGGTGGATTAGATGCCATGTTGATTGGCATTGGCACTGACGGTCATTTTTGTGGCAATATGCCTGGTTCTACAAAATTTGAAAACTTCACCTACCAAGTAACCGTATCACCAGAATATCCATGGTACACCAGTTTGGTCAATGACTTAGGCGAAAAAGCTCCTACCTCATTTGTCACGATGGGTCCAGCAAGTATTATGCGCGTGAAGCATCTTATTTTAATTGCAAATGGCAAACACAAGGCCGCGATAATCAAAAAAGCGTTAGAAGGTCCTGTAGACCCTGCCATTCCATCATCAATTTTAAAATTGCACCCAAATCTCACCGTTATTTTAGATCAGGATGCCGCTAGTCTTTTACGCTAA
- a CDS encoding alpha/beta hydrolase, translating to MKKMIIILGSLVVIIGIALFGAGMYFYNVAIAINDKDFLAAESDKKNDPWKIQKEWYQTAPREERSILSDDGLKLKAIYIPAATPSKKTVILAHGYSGNYEQMSPYAKLFHDWGYNILAPDARGHGKSEGSYIGFGWHERKDYLKWIDLMIDQTGKDTELALFGVSMGGATVMMTSGEELPSNVKVIVEDCGYSSVTDELAYQLKDMYRLPSFPLIPVTSVVTKFKAGYSFGEASAVDQLKKNKTPMLFIHGDKDLFVPTEMVYKNYEATTAPKELYIVKGAGHAEAYVKDKKGYEKEVHDFISTYIK from the coding sequence ATGAAAAAGATGATCATCATACTTGGAAGTCTAGTTGTAATTATTGGGATTGCGCTTTTTGGAGCAGGAATGTATTTTTATAATGTTGCGATTGCAATCAATGACAAAGATTTTTTAGCAGCAGAATCGGATAAAAAGAACGATCCTTGGAAAATACAAAAAGAGTGGTACCAAACAGCACCAAGAGAAGAACGCTCAATCCTATCAGACGATGGATTGAAGCTAAAGGCGATTTATATCCCCGCAGCAACGCCTTCTAAAAAAACAGTTATTTTAGCCCATGGGTATAGTGGGAATTATGAACAAATGAGTCCTTATGCAAAACTTTTTCATGATTGGGGCTATAATATTTTAGCGCCAGATGCTAGAGGACACGGAAAAAGTGAAGGGTCTTATATCGGTTTTGGTTGGCATGAACGAAAAGATTATTTAAAATGGATTGATTTAATGATTGATCAAACAGGAAAAGATACGGAGTTGGCTCTTTTTGGAGTGAGTATGGGTGGCGCGACGGTAATGATGACAAGTGGGGAAGAATTGCCCTCTAATGTAAAAGTCATTGTGGAGGATTGTGGCTACAGCTCAGTGACAGATGAATTAGCGTACCAATTGAAAGATATGTATCGTTTACCAAGCTTCCCGTTGATCCCTGTAACAAGCGTTGTAACCAAATTTAAAGCGGGCTATTCTTTTGGAGAAGCAAGTGCAGTAGATCAACTGAAAAAGAATAAAACGCCAATGCTTTTTATTCACGGAGATAAAGATTTGTTTGTTCCTACGGAGATGGTTTACAAAAATTATGAAGCCACCACAGCACCAAAAGAGCTTTACATTGTTAAAGGTGCAGGACACGCAGAAGCTTATGTGAAAGATAAAAAAGGCTATGAAAAAGAAGTTCATGATTTTATTTCAACATACATCAAATAA
- the budA gene encoding acetolactate decarboxylase, with protein sequence MNSKKILFQHGTLGTLMAGLYDGTFSIKELLSHGNMGIGTLDVLDGELIVLDGEAFQAQSDGTIVKLSGEELVPYAAVTYFEGEKYELLENEMTSEEVKTFLREKMSSLNTFSAIKIKGHFKKMHVRIIPKQEKPYQRFINASRMQPEYTKTDVEGTIVGFFAPDLFQGATVAGFHLHFIDKDRQFGGHILDFNLEKGVLEIQTLETLEQHFQIHDETFLKTAFDETNLHEEIQESEG encoded by the coding sequence GTGAATTCAAAAAAAATATTATTTCAACATGGAACATTAGGAACATTAATGGCAGGATTATATGATGGCACCTTTTCAATTAAGGAATTATTAAGTCATGGAAATATGGGGATTGGGACGTTAGACGTTTTAGATGGTGAATTAATTGTCTTGGATGGAGAAGCATTTCAAGCTCAATCAGATGGAACCATTGTGAAACTTTCAGGTGAAGAACTAGTCCCATATGCTGCTGTAACCTACTTTGAAGGAGAAAAATATGAACTGCTTGAAAATGAAATGACAAGCGAAGAAGTGAAAACGTTCCTAAGAGAAAAAATGAGCAGTTTAAATACGTTTTCTGCGATTAAAATCAAAGGACATTTTAAAAAAATGCACGTGCGTATTATTCCAAAACAAGAAAAACCGTATCAGCGTTTTATTAATGCTTCTCGTATGCAACCAGAGTATACTAAAACAGATGTCGAAGGAACCATTGTTGGTTTCTTTGCCCCTGATTTATTTCAAGGAGCTACAGTAGCAGGTTTTCATTTACACTTTATTGACAAAGACAGACAATTTGGTGGACATATTTTAGATTTTAACCTTGAAAAAGGAGTTTTAGAGATTCAAACGCTTGAAACACTAGAACAACACTTTCAAATTCATGATGAAACCTTTTTAAAAACAGCATTTGATGAAACCAACTTGCATGAAGAAATTCAAGAATCAGAAGGATAG
- the alsS gene encoding acetolactate synthase AlsS yields the protein MSEKIKYGGDAVVDSLINHEVEYVFGIPGAKIDRVFDSLLDRGPELIVARHEQNAAFMAAGIGRLTGKPGVVIATSGPGASNLATGLVTATAEGDPVLAIGGQVKRADLLKLTHQSMDNAALFEPITKYSAEIQEPENISEVMSNAYRAARSSKQGASFVSIPQDVIDSPIKNATIMPLQAPKLGPASPVEITLLSQRIKEAKLPVLLLGMRASSSEVTQAIRNIIAVSEIPVVETFQGAGIISHDLEKNFFGRVGLFRNQPGDMLLKRSDLVITIGYDPIEYEARNWNAESDAKIIVIDDTPAEIDQYFQPEKELIGDIAQTLDFLLPYLKGYQLASDSKKYLATLQEKLAERDVPPENNDSGYTHPLAVISELQKLVTDEMTVTVDIGSHYIWMARHFRSYQPRHLLFSNGMQTLGVALPWAISAALVRPNTQIVSVSGDGGFLFSAQELETAVRRNLNIVHLIWNDGRYNMVEFQEEMKYGRASGVDFGPVDFVKYAEAFGAVGMRVDEPAQLQSVLKAAFDTKGPVIVDIPIDYQDNKELGKTILPDQFY from the coding sequence ATGTCAGAAAAAATAAAATATGGTGGAGACGCTGTTGTCGATAGTTTAATTAATCACGAAGTCGAGTATGTTTTTGGAATTCCAGGAGCAAAAATTGACCGTGTTTTTGACAGTTTATTAGATAGAGGACCTGAATTAATTGTCGCTCGTCATGAACAAAATGCTGCATTTATGGCTGCTGGAATTGGACGATTAACAGGCAAACCTGGCGTTGTAATTGCAACCAGTGGACCAGGAGCAAGTAATTTGGCAACTGGATTAGTCACTGCAACTGCTGAAGGAGATCCAGTTCTTGCAATTGGAGGACAAGTGAAACGAGCTGATTTGCTAAAACTGACACATCAAAGTATGGATAATGCTGCGTTGTTTGAGCCAATTACAAAATACAGTGCTGAAATCCAAGAACCAGAAAATATTTCTGAGGTGATGTCAAATGCGTATCGTGCAGCTAGAAGTTCAAAACAAGGCGCAAGTTTTGTAAGTATCCCTCAAGACGTCATTGACTCACCAATAAAAAACGCTACTATTATGCCCTTACAAGCGCCTAAATTAGGACCTGCAAGTCCAGTAGAAATCACGTTGCTTTCTCAACGAATTAAAGAAGCTAAACTACCAGTTTTATTACTAGGTATGCGCGCGTCAAGTTCGGAAGTTACTCAAGCCATCCGGAACATTATTGCAGTATCTGAAATTCCAGTAGTAGAAACTTTTCAAGGAGCAGGAATTATTTCTCACGATCTTGAAAAGAACTTTTTTGGACGAGTGGGATTGTTTAGAAATCAACCAGGAGATATGTTATTAAAACGCAGTGATTTAGTGATTACGATAGGCTATGATCCAATAGAATATGAAGCACGAAATTGGAATGCTGAGTCGGACGCTAAAATTATTGTCATTGATGACACACCTGCTGAAATTGATCAGTATTTCCAACCTGAAAAAGAATTGATTGGAGATATTGCGCAAACATTAGACTTTTTATTGCCTTATTTAAAAGGGTATCAATTAGCAAGTGATTCAAAAAAATATTTAGCAACGTTACAAGAAAAATTAGCCGAACGTGATGTTCCACCAGAAAATAACGATTCAGGCTACACGCATCCTTTAGCTGTTATTTCAGAACTTCAAAAGCTTGTTACAGATGAAATGACAGTCACCGTAGATATCGGCAGTCACTACATCTGGATGGCACGTCATTTTAGAAGCTATCAACCGCGTCACTTATTATTTAGCAATGGCATGCAAACTTTAGGGGTTGCATTGCCATGGGCTATTTCAGCGGCATTGGTTCGACCAAACACACAGATTGTGTCAGTATCTGGTGATGGAGGATTTCTTTTTTCAGCCCAAGAGCTTGAAACAGCCGTTCGCCGAAACTTAAATATTGTGCATTTAATTTGGAATGATGGACGTTACAATATGGTAGAATTTCAAGAAGAAATGAAATATGGTCGTGCTTCTGGTGTTGATTTTGGACCCGTTGATTTTGTGAAATATGCAGAAGCCTTTGGGGCAGTAGGTATGCGCGTTGACGAACCCGCTCAACTTCAAAGTGTTTTAAAAGCAGCTTTCGATACAAAAGGCCCAGTTATTGTAGACATTCCGATTGATTACCAAGACAATAAAGAACTTGGAAAAACGATTTTACCAGATCAATTCTATTAA
- the cspD gene encoding cold-shock protein CspD, whose translation MEKGTVKWFNSEKGFGFIEVEGGEDVFVHFSAITGDGFKSLEEGQPVEFEIVEGNRGAQAANVVKL comes from the coding sequence ATGGAAAAAGGTACAGTAAAATGGTTTAACAGTGAAAAAGGTTTTGGCTTTATCGAAGTAGAAGGCGGAGAAGATGTATTCGTACATTTTAGCGCAATCACAGGTGACGGTTTTAAATCACTTGAAGAAGGCCAACCAGTAGAATTCGAAATCGTTGAAGGAAATCGTGGCGCACAAGCAGCTAACGTTGTAAAACTATAA
- the dapF gene encoding diaminopimelate epimerase, which produces MELDLIKVHGSENSFFILDETILERPLTEAELVKVTTTLTNRETGLLNGADGILFITKSSQPEAVAKMRVINSDGSEASMCGNGLRTVARYLAEKEQLDYFHVETMHANLLVQKTTEIGHDVATYQVEISPVSFQTSTLPLIGKGETLINQPFKELDSKLLFSAVAVPNPHLISFVDHETMESPLLEEIARFVNGENPYFIDGVNVSFVEVLGKDQIFVKTYERGVGFTNACGTAMSASSLMYVLLKEGSFDQKIQVFNPGGMVQTIVHQDNEDNYWMELIGNATYLQKITLSLSDAQKGDFSNSQLMILNENDAYQEFIKEAQNVLKKN; this is translated from the coding sequence ATGGAACTTGACCTGATAAAAGTTCACGGTTCAGAAAATAGTTTTTTCATTCTTGATGAAACAATTTTAGAAAGACCTTTAACAGAAGCAGAACTAGTAAAAGTAACAACAACCTTAACGAATCGTGAAACAGGTTTATTGAATGGAGCAGATGGAATTCTATTCATCACTAAAAGCTCACAGCCTGAAGCAGTTGCTAAAATGCGTGTAATCAATAGTGACGGTAGTGAAGCGAGTATGTGTGGCAATGGGTTAAGAACGGTGGCCCGTTACCTTGCAGAAAAAGAGCAATTAGATTACTTTCATGTAGAAACGATGCATGCCAATTTATTAGTTCAAAAAACCACTGAAATTGGGCATGATGTTGCAACTTATCAAGTAGAAATTTCACCTGTATCTTTTCAAACTTCGACACTGCCTTTAATTGGCAAAGGAGAAACGTTAATCAATCAGCCATTTAAAGAGCTAGATTCAAAGCTGTTATTTTCAGCAGTGGCGGTTCCAAATCCACATTTAATTAGTTTTGTTGACCATGAAACAATGGAGAGTCCTTTACTTGAAGAAATAGCCCGATTCGTTAATGGAGAAAACCCTTATTTTATTGATGGCGTAAATGTTAGTTTTGTTGAAGTATTAGGAAAAGATCAAATTTTTGTGAAAACTTATGAGCGTGGCGTTGGTTTTACAAATGCTTGTGGAACAGCGATGTCTGCTAGCAGTCTGATGTATGTTTTACTAAAAGAGGGGTCATTTGATCAAAAAATTCAAGTTTTCAATCCAGGTGGAATGGTTCAAACGATTGTTCATCAAGACAATGAAGACAATTATTGGATGGAATTAATTGGAAATGCTACTTATTTACAAAAAATCACATTATCGTTATCAGATGCACAAAAAGGTGATTTTAGTAATAGCCAATTAATGATTTTAAATGAAAACGATGCGTATCAAGAATTTATCAAAGAGGCTCAAAACGTTTTAAAAAAGAACTGA